One Deltaproteobacteria bacterium genomic window, AAGCGGACGACCTTGGCGCCGTCGATCCTGCGCGACGAGATCCTCGCGGCCAAGAGCGAGCCCGGCGAGCACCTGCTCGTCTACCAGACGTCGACGTCGGCGAGCGACTTGCCCGAGCTCCTCAAGGCCACCGGTCGCAAGTGCAAGGTCTACGGCTTCAAGCGCGACTTGAAGGCACCCGAATCCGACGGGAACGTGACCTTCATGCCCTTCTCTGAGGCCGGCTTCATCGACGACCTGCGCACCTGCAAGGCCGTCATCGGCAACGGCGGCTTCACGCTGATGAGCGAGAGCGTGTACCTGCGCAAGCCCTTCCTGAGCATGCCCATCGGTGGCCAGTTCGAGCAGGTGCTCAACGCGCGCTACCTGGAGCACGAGGGCTACGGACTCTTCGCGCCCAAGCTCACGGGCGAGGTGCTGGGCCGATTCCTGGAGAAGGTGCCCGACTGCGCGCGCAAGCTGCAGGGCTACTCGCAGGACGGCAACAAGGTCATGTTCGACGCCGTGGACGCGCTGCTCGCGCGCGTGCAGGCCGGCGAGAAGCCGCCGCCCGAGGATCTGAGCGTCGGCTGATCGGATTTGCACCTGGAACCGCGTCCGCGCGTTGGACGGTCGCGAGGTCTCACCATGCGCGTTTCCCTCTTTGCTGTGCTGGCGCTCACCCTGGGCGCCGCGTCGCTCTCGGCGTGTGGCGGCTCGTCGTGCGGCCCGAACAACTGCGGCGGCTGCTGCGACGCGTCCGGTGTTTGCCAGAACGGAAATGAGGCCAGCGCGTGCGGCGCGAACGGCGCGGTGTGCACGGCCTGCGGCGGCGGGGTCTGCCTCGCGGGGATGTGCCGC contains:
- a CDS encoding teichoic acid biosynthesis protein, coding for MRILYGVVGEGMGHATRSRVILDHLTKSHEVHVVASGRAHDYLKGRFDGVHKIWGYTLAYQDSAVDTFKTVLQNLKGALTGWPENVRQYFNLMKEFEPQVVISDFESWSYLYGKNHLLPVISIDNMQVINRCQHAPEIIEGYETDFELTKNIVKAKVAGAYHYMITTFFYPPVRKKRTTLAPSILRDEILAAKSEPGEHLLVYQTSTSASDLPELLKATGRKCKVYGFKRDLKAPESDGNVTFMPFSEAGFIDDLRTCKAVIGNGGFTLMSESVYLRKPFLSMPIGGQFEQVLNARYLEHEGYGLFAPKLTGEVLGRFLEKVPDCARKLQGYSQDGNKVMFDAVDALLARVQAGEKPPPEDLSVG